TCGTACGGCTCGTCGTCGCGCCGCCCGCGGCGGCGACCTCCTCGACCGAACCCCACGCCTGGCACTCGCCGCACCGGCCCACCCACTTGGCGGTGGTCCAGCCGCACTCGCCGCAGCGGTAGTTCGAACGTGTTTTCGAAGCAGCCATGCTCCGAAGGTAGGGCACCCGTCCGACAAATCCACGACCGGACCCGGCGTGGCAGGATCTTCGCTGTGGAGAACCCCCGCCCGCCGGCCACGCTGGCCGACGTCGCCGAGCGCGCCGGTGTCTCCCGCCAGACGGTCTCCAACGCGATCAACAACCCGGACCTGCTGCGCCCGGACACCCTCGCGCGGGTCCAGCAGGCGATCGACGGCCTCGGCTACACGCCGAACCAGGCGGCCCGGCACCTGCGCACCCGCTCGTCGCGGCTCGTCGGCCTGCGGCTCACGCCTGCGCAGGAGTTCACCGCCAACATGGCGATGGACCGCTTCGTGCGGGCGCTGGTCGAGGCGGCCCGCGAGGTGGGCTACCACGTGCTGCTCTTCTCGGGCGGCCCGGTCGAGGAGGGCGAGCTCCCCGACCCGCTCGGCGGGTACGACGACCTGTTCCGCTCCACCGCCGTCGACGCGTTCGTGGTCACCGACACCTACCTCGGCAACCCGGTCGCGGTCGAGCTGACCCGCCGCCGGGCGCCGTTCGTGGCCTTCGGCCGTCCGTGGGACGACCCGGTCGCGAGCCACCCGTGGGTCGACGTCGACGGGGCGGCCGGTGTCGCGGCGGCGACCGAGCACGTCCGCGACCTCGGCCACGAGCGGATCGCCTGGCTGGGCTGGGAGCCGGGCTCGCGGATCGGCGAGGACCGCCGCGCCGGCTGGCACCGGGCGATGGTGGCGGCGGGCCTGTCGACGGCCGGCCTGGAGGCCGCGGTCGCCGACACCGTCGACGCCGGCCGGCAGGCCGCGGCGCGCCTCCTGGACACCACCGCCCCCACCGGGTTCGTCTGCGCGTCCGACACCCTCGCGGTCGGCGTCCTGCACACCCTGCGCGAGCGCGGGCTCCACGCCGGACCGGGTCTCCCGGTCGTCGGCTTCGACGACTCGCAGGTCGCGCAGGTGATGGGCCTGACCTCCGTCCGGCAGCCGCTGGAGGAGGTGGCCGTCGAGCTGATCGGCGCCCTGGCCGACCTCCTGGCGCCGACCGAGCGGACGACGCACGGAATTCTTCTCGCGCCGACCCTCGCCATCCGGCAGACCTCCGTGTGAGGATGACGGCCGCAGGAAGACCTGCGCCACATCCCGGGAGGAATCACCCATGTCCTTGCGCAGTTCCCGGCGGCTCCGAGCCGCTGCCCTCTCCGTCGCGA
Above is a genomic segment from Nocardioides aromaticivorans containing:
- a CDS encoding LacI family DNA-binding transcriptional regulator, whose translation is MENPRPPATLADVAERAGVSRQTVSNAINNPDLLRPDTLARVQQAIDGLGYTPNQAARHLRTRSSRLVGLRLTPAQEFTANMAMDRFVRALVEAAREVGYHVLLFSGGPVEEGELPDPLGGYDDLFRSTAVDAFVVTDTYLGNPVAVELTRRRAPFVAFGRPWDDPVASHPWVDVDGAAGVAAATEHVRDLGHERIAWLGWEPGSRIGEDRRAGWHRAMVAAGLSTAGLEAAVADTVDAGRQAAARLLDTTAPTGFVCASDTLAVGVLHTLRERGLHAGPGLPVVGFDDSQVAQVMGLTSVRQPLEEVAVELIGALADLLAPTERTTHGILLAPTLAIRQTSV